One Streptomyces sp. NBC_00536 genomic window carries:
- a CDS encoding SDR family NAD(P)-dependent oxidoreductase: MKAQPTAMNRAPERPVALVTGATSGIGLAIARDLGARGHRVFLCARTESAVKQTVEDLRAEGLDVEGAAADVRDRASVAALVAAAALAFDEPVSVLVNNVGRSGGGATADLTDELWYEVIDTNLNSVFLVTREVLGRGGLGAAGWGRIINIASTAGKQGVLLGAPYSAAKHAVVGFTKSLGKELAPLGVTVNAVCPGYVETPTAALVRSGYAQVWDTTEQYVQEQFEARIPLGRYSTPEEVAGLVGYLTTDLAASITAQALNVCGGLGNV; this comes from the coding sequence ATGAAGGCACAGCCGACGGCGATGAACAGAGCCCCCGAACGGCCCGTGGCCCTGGTCACCGGGGCGACCAGCGGCATCGGCCTGGCCATCGCCCGGGACCTCGGCGCGCGCGGCCACCGGGTCTTCCTGTGCGCGCGCACGGAGTCGGCGGTGAAGCAGACCGTCGAGGACCTGCGGGCCGAGGGCCTGGACGTGGAGGGCGCGGCGGCCGACGTACGCGACCGCGCCTCGGTGGCGGCCCTCGTCGCGGCGGCCGCCCTCGCCTTCGACGAGCCGGTCTCCGTCCTCGTCAACAACGTGGGCCGCAGCGGCGGCGGCGCGACCGCCGACCTCACCGACGAGCTGTGGTACGAGGTCATCGACACCAACCTCAACAGCGTCTTCCTGGTCACCCGCGAGGTGCTCGGCCGGGGCGGGCTCGGCGCCGCGGGCTGGGGCCGGATCATCAACATCGCCTCCACCGCGGGCAAGCAGGGCGTCCTGCTCGGCGCCCCCTACTCCGCCGCCAAGCACGCGGTCGTCGGCTTCACGAAGTCCCTGGGCAAGGAGCTGGCCCCGCTCGGGGTCACGGTCAACGCGGTCTGCCCCGGGTACGTCGAGACGCCCACCGCGGCCCTCGTGCGCAGCGGGTACGCGCAGGTGTGGGACACCACCGAGCAGTACGTGCAGGAGCAGTTCGAGGCGCGGATCCCGCTGGGGCGCTACTCCACGCCCGAGGAGGTGGCCGGGCTGGTCGGCTATCTGACCACCGACCTCGCCGCGTCCATCACGGCGCAGGCGCTGAACGTGTGCGGCGGGCTGGGGAACGTCTGA
- a CDS encoding AMP-binding protein, translating to MNPTPEHPELDQLSADLGGLLGRIGLDPAGERPERRDRIDIRFAATAARHPVRIAARDPEEQATYLELDWLADEIARKLSGRTGPGRAVAVRARRSCMSAGAVVGALRSGAAVLPLEPGHNAGLQEFLMRDADASLVISDSGLLRDEVPVSKAGPFVIATRPRSAAAVRRELPQEAAFLALPSGGHPGRALSVDPVTHGEVLSWVDSIVPLLEAGPQEVWASFHSLSLDLGMREIWGPLLSGGLAVVVDRDTGADAREFAELLGDEQVTVLTQLPSGLARLTGAAARGTTLPALRHVLLSDEPVEERVPADWKASGIAPWAVVWEVSGSPTVL from the coding sequence ATGAACCCCACTCCGGAGCATCCGGAGCTCGACCAGTTGTCCGCCGACCTGGGCGGTCTGCTCGGCCGGATCGGGCTCGACCCGGCCGGAGAACGGCCGGAGCGCCGGGACCGCATCGACATCCGCTTCGCGGCCACGGCCGCCCGCCACCCGGTCCGGATCGCCGCGCGCGACCCGGAGGAGCAGGCCACGTACCTCGAACTCGACTGGCTCGCCGACGAGATCGCGCGCAAGCTCTCCGGCCGTACGGGCCCGGGGCGCGCGGTCGCCGTGCGCGCCCGGCGCTCGTGCATGTCCGCGGGCGCCGTCGTCGGCGCGCTGCGCTCGGGGGCGGCCGTACTCCCGCTGGAGCCCGGGCACAACGCGGGGCTCCAGGAATTCCTGATGCGCGACGCCGACGCCTCGCTCGTCATTTCGGACAGCGGACTGCTGCGCGACGAGGTCCCCGTGTCCAAGGCCGGTCCGTTCGTCATCGCGACCCGTCCGCGCAGCGCGGCCGCCGTACGTCGTGAACTCCCGCAGGAGGCCGCCTTCCTGGCGCTCCCCTCGGGCGGCCACCCCGGCCGTGCGCTGTCCGTGGACCCGGTGACGCACGGGGAGGTGCTGTCCTGGGTGGACAGCATCGTTCCGCTGCTGGAGGCGGGGCCGCAGGAGGTGTGGGCCTCGTTCCACTCGCTGAGCCTGGACCTGGGCATGCGGGAGATATGGGGGCCGCTGCTCTCGGGCGGGCTCGCGGTGGTCGTCGACCGGGACACCGGGGCGGACGCCCGCGAGTTCGCCGAACTGCTGGGGGACGAGCAGGTGACGGTGCTGACGCAGCTGCCCTCCGGGCTGGCGCGGCTCACCGGAGCCGCCGCGCGCGGGACGACGCTGCCCGCGCTGCGGCACGTACTGCTGTCGGACGAACCGGTGGAGGAGCGGGTGCCGGCCGACTGGAAGGCCTCGGGGATCGCGCCGTGGGCCGTGGTCTGGGAGGTTTCGGGATCGCCCACCGTGCTGTGA
- the gdhA gene encoding NADP-specific glutamate dehydrogenase has product MKDPKDSKARLDALRADIERRNPAQPEFHQAVREVLETLAPVFAARPEYAVPGLVERLCEPERQIIFRVPWTDDHGHVQVNRGYRVEFNSALGPYKGGLRFHPSVDIGVVKFLGFEQIFKNALTGLGIGGGKGGSDFDPRGRSDAEVMRFCQSFMTELQRHIGEHTDVPAGDIGVGGREIGYLFGQYRRITNRWEAGVLTGKGRGWGGSAIRPEATGYGSVLFAAEMLKLKGLGLEGRTAVVSGSGNVAIYTIEKLHKLGAHPLTCSDSQGYVLDEKGIDIELLKQIKEVERGRVSDYAARRGGSARYVPGGRVWEVPAEVAFPSATQNELDVQDAHSLIAGGVKAVSEGANMPTTPEAVRILQEAGVAFGPGKAANAGGVAVSALEMSQNAARVSWTAERVEQELAGIMRDIHAVCHETAERYGAPGDYVTGANIAGFERVADAMLAQGII; this is encoded by the coding sequence GTGAAGGACCCCAAGGACTCGAAGGCCAGGCTGGACGCGCTGCGCGCGGACATCGAACGCCGCAACCCCGCCCAGCCCGAGTTCCACCAGGCGGTGCGAGAGGTACTGGAGACCCTCGCCCCCGTCTTCGCCGCGCGCCCCGAGTACGCGGTGCCGGGACTCGTCGAGCGGCTCTGCGAGCCCGAGCGGCAGATCATCTTCCGGGTGCCGTGGACGGACGACCACGGGCACGTCCAGGTGAACCGCGGCTACCGCGTCGAGTTCAACAGCGCGCTCGGCCCGTACAAGGGCGGCCTGCGGTTCCACCCGTCCGTCGACATCGGCGTGGTGAAGTTCCTCGGCTTCGAGCAGATCTTCAAGAACGCCCTGACGGGCCTCGGCATCGGCGGCGGCAAGGGCGGCAGCGACTTCGACCCGCGCGGCCGCTCCGACGCCGAAGTGATGCGCTTCTGTCAGTCGTTCATGACCGAACTCCAGCGCCACATCGGCGAGCACACCGACGTGCCCGCCGGTGACATCGGCGTCGGCGGCCGCGAGATCGGCTACCTCTTCGGCCAGTACCGCCGGATCACCAACCGCTGGGAGGCCGGCGTCCTCACCGGCAAGGGCCGCGGCTGGGGCGGATCCGCGATCCGTCCCGAGGCCACCGGCTACGGCTCGGTGCTCTTCGCCGCCGAGATGCTGAAGCTCAAGGGCCTCGGCCTGGAGGGCCGCACCGCGGTCGTCTCCGGCTCCGGCAACGTCGCGATCTACACGATCGAGAAGCTGCACAAGCTCGGCGCACACCCGCTGACCTGCTCCGACTCCCAGGGCTACGTGCTCGACGAGAAGGGCATCGACATCGAGCTGCTCAAGCAGATCAAGGAGGTCGAGCGCGGTCGCGTCAGCGACTACGCCGCCCGCCGCGGCGGCTCGGCCCGCTACGTGCCCGGCGGCCGGGTCTGGGAGGTGCCCGCGGAGGTCGCGTTCCCCTCGGCCACCCAGAACGAGCTGGACGTCCAGGACGCCCACAGCCTGATCGCGGGCGGCGTCAAGGCCGTCTCCGAGGGCGCCAACATGCCCACCACCCCGGAAGCGGTCCGCATCCTGCAGGAGGCCGGCGTGGCCTTCGGCCCGGGCAAGGCCGCCAACGCGGGCGGCGTCGCCGTCAGCGCCCTGGAGATGAGCCAGAACGCGGCCCGGGTCTCCTGGACCGCGGAGCGCGTCGAGCAGGAGCTGGCCGGGATCATGCGTGACATCCACGCGGTCTGCCACGAGACGGCGGAGCGCTACGGCGCCCCCGGCGACTACGTGACGGGCGCCAACATCGCGGGCTTCGAGCGCGTCGCGGACGCGATGCTGGCCCAGGGCATCATCTAG
- a CDS encoding AMP-binding protein, with protein MLKALHGIHGDRADAVTIAGRSTSYEDLLGAARAVAADVAGAPAFAVTATASLETVAAVVGGLLAGVPVVPLPPDAGPAERDHILRDSGAAVVEVDFTRRAAASAVTAGAVTGGAGPGDPALILYTSGTTGAPKGVVHTADALAAGLDALADAWQWTAEDTLVHGLPLFHVHGLVLGVLGALRTGSRLVHTGRPTPGAYAAAGGSLYFGVPTVWSRIAADPAAAAALAGARLLVSGSAPLPTPVFRALSHLTGHAPLERYGMTETLITLSARADAVPRPGTVGTPVAGVRTRIAAEPGAEIGELQLTGPTLFSGYLGRPEATAASYTEDGWFRTGDIAAIDADGLHRIVGRASIDMIKSGGYRIGAGEVENALLDHPAVSEAAVVGVPDTDLGQRIVAFVVAEGVGAAELTDFVAAHLSVHKRPREVRFVASLPRNAMGKPQKRLLLSPDER; from the coding sequence CTGCTCAAGGCCTTGCACGGCATCCACGGAGACCGCGCGGACGCGGTCACCATCGCCGGCCGCTCCACCTCGTACGAGGACCTGCTCGGCGCGGCCCGCGCGGTGGCCGCCGACGTGGCCGGGGCGCCCGCCTTCGCCGTGACCGCGACCGCCTCCCTGGAGACCGTCGCCGCGGTGGTGGGCGGACTGCTCGCCGGGGTGCCCGTGGTCCCCCTGCCGCCGGACGCCGGGCCCGCCGAGCGCGACCACATCCTGCGCGACTCCGGCGCCGCCGTCGTCGAGGTCGACTTCACCCGGCGGGCCGCCGCGAGCGCCGTCACGGCCGGCGCTGTCACGGGCGGCGCGGGACCCGGCGACCCGGCCCTGATCCTCTACACCTCGGGTACCACCGGCGCCCCCAAGGGCGTCGTCCACACCGCCGACGCGCTCGCCGCCGGGCTCGACGCCCTCGCCGACGCCTGGCAGTGGACGGCGGAGGACACCCTGGTCCACGGGCTGCCGCTGTTCCACGTCCACGGCCTGGTCCTCGGCGTCCTGGGCGCCCTGCGCACCGGCAGCCGCCTGGTCCACACCGGCCGCCCCACCCCCGGGGCGTACGCCGCGGCGGGCGGCAGCCTCTACTTCGGCGTCCCCACCGTCTGGTCCCGGATCGCGGCCGACCCGGCCGCCGCCGCGGCCCTCGCCGGAGCCCGGCTCCTGGTCTCGGGCAGCGCGCCGCTGCCCACCCCCGTCTTCCGCGCGCTGTCGCACCTCACCGGGCACGCGCCGCTGGAGCGGTACGGCATGACCGAAACCCTGATCACGCTCAGCGCCCGGGCGGACGCGGTGCCCCGCCCCGGTACGGTCGGCACCCCGGTCGCGGGGGTCCGTACCCGGATCGCCGCCGAGCCCGGCGCCGAGATCGGGGAACTCCAGCTCACCGGACCCACCCTGTTCAGCGGCTACCTGGGCCGCCCCGAGGCCACGGCCGCCTCGTACACCGAGGACGGGTGGTTCCGTACGGGCGACATCGCGGCCATCGACGCGGACGGCCTGCACCGGATCGTCGGCCGCGCCTCCATCGACATGATCAAGTCGGGCGGCTACCGGATCGGCGCGGGCGAGGTCGAGAACGCCCTCCTCGACCACCCGGCGGTCAGCGAGGCCGCCGTGGTCGGCGTCCCGGACACCGACCTCGGCCAGCGCATCGTCGCCTTCGTCGTCGCTGAAGGGGTCGGCGCGGCCGAGCTGACGGACTTCGTCGCGGCCCACCTCTCGGTGCACAAACGCCCGCGCGAGGTGCGGTTCGTGGCGTCACTCCCGCGCAACGCCATGGGCAAACCCCAGAAGCGGCTGCTGCTTTCGCCGGACGAACGCTGA
- a CDS encoding NAD(P)H-binding protein yields the protein MTQNTQNTQNAQITLVIGGTGKSGRRVAEKLAAQGLPVRVGSRHGEPAFDWNQPETWAAALEGVDRVYVTYYPDLAFPGAAEQVGEFSKVAVASGARRLVLLSGRGEEAAEVSEDNLKASGADWTVVRASWFNQNFNESFFLEPVLAGEIALPTGDAVEAFVDVDDIADVVVAALTDDKHIGKTYELSGPRLLSYSDVAAELTKATGREITYIPVTNEEYRAVLRENDLPEEFADLFTMILDGRNAHLVHGVEEALGRKPKDFADFAREAAASGVWNV from the coding sequence ATGACTCAGAACACGCAGAACACTCAGAACGCGCAGATCACCCTCGTCATCGGAGGCACCGGCAAGAGCGGCCGGCGCGTCGCCGAAAAACTCGCCGCCCAGGGTCTTCCGGTCCGGGTCGGATCGCGCCATGGTGAGCCGGCCTTTGACTGGAACCAGCCGGAGACGTGGGCGGCGGCCCTGGAGGGTGTAGACCGGGTATACGTGACCTACTACCCGGACTTAGCTTTCCCGGGTGCCGCCGAGCAGGTCGGCGAGTTCTCCAAGGTGGCCGTGGCGAGCGGCGCCCGCCGCCTGGTGCTGCTCTCGGGCCGCGGCGAGGAGGCCGCGGAGGTCAGCGAGGACAACCTCAAGGCCTCCGGAGCCGACTGGACCGTGGTGCGGGCCAGCTGGTTCAACCAGAACTTCAACGAGAGCTTCTTCCTGGAGCCCGTCCTGGCCGGTGAGATCGCCCTGCCGACCGGGGACGCGGTGGAGGCCTTCGTCGACGTCGACGACATCGCCGACGTGGTCGTGGCCGCCCTGACCGACGACAAGCACATCGGCAAGACCTATGAACTGTCCGGCCCGCGGCTGCTCAGCTACAGCGACGTCGCCGCGGAACTGACCAAGGCCACCGGCCGGGAGATCACGTACATCCCGGTCACCAACGAGGAGTACCGCGCCGTCCTGCGGGAGAACGACCTCCCGGAGGAGTTCGCCGACCTGTTCACCATGATCCTGGACGGCCGCAACGCGCACCTGGTGCACGGGGTCGAGGAGGCCCTGGGCCGCAAGCCCAAGGACTTCGCCGACTTCGCCCGCGAGGCGGCGGCGAGCGGGGTCTGGAACGTCTGA
- a CDS encoding hemerythrin domain-containing protein, which yields MTGTPPPSFSSSSENGLAALPPHFHGFALMHIAMRRDAARLRAAAPAWRGGGAEWWQRLREVIEWHHTSEDDVLWPGLRRRDADFDAQARELHDDHEELDAAMAAVSTAVGRGGDGLVAAAKGFEEILRGHLRDEERVVFPVFDRLGERAYLAEERKVVSSAPVRVMTYLQPWMFDGASRESVAHVSSTIPPPVRLIGATLLRRRYERTLKGILT from the coding sequence ATGACCGGCACACCCCCACCGTCCTTCTCCAGCTCCAGCGAGAACGGACTGGCAGCGCTCCCACCCCACTTCCACGGCTTCGCCCTGATGCACATCGCGATGCGGCGCGACGCGGCACGGCTGCGCGCGGCCGCGCCCGCCTGGCGGGGCGGGGGCGCCGAGTGGTGGCAGCGGCTGCGCGAGGTCATCGAGTGGCACCACACCAGCGAGGACGACGTGCTGTGGCCGGGGCTGCGCCGCCGCGACGCCGACTTCGACGCGCAGGCCCGCGAACTCCACGACGACCACGAGGAGTTGGACGCGGCGATGGCGGCGGTGTCCACGGCCGTGGGACGCGGCGGCGACGGGCTGGTGGCGGCGGCCAAGGGCTTCGAGGAGATCCTGCGCGGCCACCTGCGCGACGAGGAACGCGTGGTCTTCCCCGTCTTCGACCGGCTGGGGGAGCGGGCCTACCTGGCGGAGGAGCGCAAGGTGGTCTCCAGCGCCCCGGTGCGCGTGATGACGTACCTCCAGCCGTGGATGTTCGACGGCGCGAGCCGCGAGTCCGTCGCGCACGTGTCCTCCACCATTCCACCGCCGGTCCGGCTGATCGGTGCGACGCTGTTGCGCAGGCGGTACGAGCGCACACTGAAGGGAATCCTGACGTGA